Proteins co-encoded in one Kribbella solani genomic window:
- the priA gene encoding bifunctional 1-(5-phosphoribosyl)-5-((5-phosphoribosylamino)methylideneamino)imidazole-4-carboxamide isomerase/phosphoribosylanthranilate isomerase PriA produces MAPPDSVLTPPPNLVLLPAVDVADGQAVRLVQGEAGSETSYGDPLAAAMAWQDAGAEWIHLVDLDAAFGRGSNRELLAEVTGKLDVQVELSGGIRDDASLEAALRTGARRVNIGTAALEDPEWCDRIIQQYGDRVAIGLDVRGRTLAARGWTKEGGDLYEVLDRLETAGCERYVVTDVTKDGMLQGPNLDLYRDLCARTEKPIIASGGVSSLDDLKALSTLVADGVEGVIVGKALYAGAFTLTEALELTRGGDK; encoded by the coding sequence ATGGCTCCCCCGGATTCCGTCCTTACTCCACCGCCGAACCTGGTGCTGCTGCCCGCTGTCGATGTCGCGGACGGTCAGGCGGTTCGGCTGGTGCAGGGCGAGGCCGGCAGCGAGACGTCGTACGGTGACCCGCTGGCGGCGGCGATGGCCTGGCAGGACGCGGGCGCGGAGTGGATTCACCTGGTCGACCTGGACGCGGCGTTCGGCCGCGGCAGCAACCGGGAGCTGCTCGCCGAGGTGACCGGCAAGCTGGACGTACAGGTCGAGCTGTCCGGCGGCATCCGCGACGACGCGTCTCTCGAGGCGGCACTGCGGACCGGTGCCCGCCGGGTAAACATCGGCACCGCCGCGCTCGAGGACCCGGAGTGGTGCGACCGGATCATCCAGCAGTACGGCGACCGGGTCGCGATCGGCCTGGATGTCCGCGGCCGGACGCTGGCGGCCCGTGGCTGGACCAAGGAAGGCGGCGACCTGTACGAGGTGCTCGACCGGCTGGAGACGGCCGGCTGCGAGCGGTACGTGGTCACCGACGTGACGAAGGACGGCATGCTCCAGGGCCCGAACCTGGACCTGTACCGCGATCTGTGCGCGCGCACCGAGAAGCCGATCATCGCCTCGGGTGGCGTCTCCAGCCTCGACGACCTGAAGGCGCTGAGCACGCTGGTCGCCGACGGGGTCGAGGGCGTCATCGTCGGCAAGGCGCTGTACGCGGGCGCGTTCACCCTGACCGAGGCACTCGAGCTCACGCGTGGAGGCGACAAGTGA
- a CDS encoding cytochrome P450, whose amino-acid sequence METVAQLETDPHPTLAAIRPIGWVEPLNAWLVTGRALALQVLRDPETFTVDDPRFSTAQVVGPSMLSLDGNPHKTHRDPFESPFTLAETRRRFTTPVQQTATALITTLQQTATRTTAGTQPAPPAPAPSGASPTHTSPPGPGAPASPTSPLEPGSGALRVSADLRTTLAGPLSVAVVALSLGLPPASADTVLGWYTAISTSVSGISAGQPATADGATAFAELHKHVAAGIDSSDSLLATAAHAGLGISEVVANAAVLMFGGIETTEGMITNALWHLLTNPDQLALVRADPTLLPNAMEESLRLEPAAAVVDRYATRDLELAGATIRRGDMVTVSLAGAGRDPETFASPDTFDVRRGNARRHLAFASGPHICLGMHLTRLETITALEAVLNLPDLELSPDSPPPHGLVFRKPTALNVTWAA is encoded by the coding sequence GTGGAGACCGTTGCGCAACTCGAGACCGACCCGCACCCGACCTTGGCGGCAATCCGCCCGATCGGCTGGGTGGAGCCACTCAACGCCTGGCTGGTCACCGGCCGGGCACTCGCGTTACAGGTACTGCGCGACCCGGAAACCTTCACCGTCGACGATCCGCGCTTCTCGACCGCCCAGGTGGTCGGCCCGTCGATGCTCTCCCTCGACGGCAACCCGCACAAAACCCACCGGGACCCCTTCGAGTCCCCCTTCACCCTCGCCGAAACCCGCCGCCGCTTCACCACCCCCGTCCAGCAAACCGCCACCGCGCTCATAACCACCCTCCAACAAACCGCCACCCGCACCACCGCCGGCACCCAGCCCGCACCGCCCGCGCCCGCCCCTTCCGGTGCCTCCCCCACCCACACCTCGCCACCCGGGCCCGGCGCTCCGGCTTCCCCCACCTCGCCGCTGGAGCCTGGCTCTGGTGCCTTGCGTGTTTCCGCGGATCTGCGGACGACGCTTGCGGGACCGTTGTCGGTTGCCGTGGTCGCGCTCTCGCTCGGGCTGCCGCCGGCCTCGGCCGACACCGTGCTCGGGTGGTACACGGCGATCTCGACTTCCGTGTCCGGGATCTCCGCCGGTCAGCCGGCCACCGCCGACGGCGCCACCGCCTTCGCCGAGCTGCACAAACATGTTGCCGCCGGCATCGACTCCTCCGACTCCCTGCTCGCCACCGCCGCGCACGCGGGTCTCGGCATCAGCGAGGTGGTCGCGAACGCCGCGGTGCTGATGTTCGGCGGCATCGAGACCACCGAGGGCATGATCACCAACGCCCTCTGGCACCTCCTCACCAACCCCGACCAGCTCGCCCTGGTCCGCGCCGACCCCACCCTGCTCCCGAACGCGATGGAAGAATCCCTCCGCCTCGAACCAGCCGCCGCCGTCGTCGACCGCTACGCCACTCGCGACCTCGAACTCGCCGGCGCGACCATCCGCCGCGGCGACATGGTCACCGTCTCCCTCGCGGGCGCCGGCCGCGACCCGGAAACCTTCGCGTCACCGGACACTTTCGACGTACGCCGCGGCAACGCCCGCCGCCATCTCGCCTTCGCGAGCGGACCGCACATCTGCCTCGGCATGCACCTGACCCGCCTGGAAACCATCACCGCCCTGGAAGCCGTCCTGAACCTCCCCGACCTGGAGCTGTCCCCGGATTCCCCACCCCCACACGGCCTGGTCTTCCGCAAACCCACCGCCCTCAACGTCACCTGGGCCGCATAA
- a CDS encoding class I SAM-dependent methyltransferase, with product MVDYDGRMGRVYAAGRAMPAEVVRQWTAAFAAQAPERRPLDVLDLGSGIGRFTPGLAAEFQGRVYGVEPSEQMRLVAEQVPHPGVSYLPGSAEEIPLPEASVDVVLMFLSFHHFPDPERALREVRRVLRPGGVALMRSQFSDLMPDLFWYEYFPSAAVVDAGMFRALGEVRELARAAGLEPEEDVVRVVAGVPRTLRESYERLRVRAFSTFEYLPEGEVEPGFARLAEDAERDPERVIPVDTATMLVLTRPR from the coding sequence ATGGTCGACTACGACGGTCGGATGGGCAGGGTGTACGCGGCGGGGCGGGCGATGCCGGCGGAGGTGGTTCGGCAATGGACCGCGGCTTTCGCGGCGCAGGCGCCGGAGCGGCGGCCGCTGGACGTACTCGACCTGGGCAGCGGGATCGGGCGGTTCACTCCTGGGCTGGCAGCCGAGTTCCAGGGCCGGGTGTACGGGGTGGAGCCGTCGGAGCAGATGCGCCTGGTGGCCGAGCAGGTGCCACATCCGGGAGTCAGCTATCTGCCGGGCAGCGCGGAGGAGATTCCGTTGCCTGAGGCATCGGTTGACGTGGTGCTGATGTTCCTGTCGTTCCATCACTTTCCGGACCCGGAGCGGGCGCTGCGGGAAGTGCGGCGGGTGTTGCGGCCCGGGGGAGTGGCGTTGATGCGGAGTCAGTTCTCGGATCTGATGCCGGATTTGTTCTGGTACGAATACTTTCCGTCGGCGGCTGTGGTTGATGCCGGGATGTTCAGGGCGTTGGGTGAGGTACGGGAGTTGGCTCGGGCAGCGGGGTTGGAGCCGGAGGAGGACGTGGTGCGGGTGGTGGCGGGGGTGCCGCGGACGTTGCGGGAGAGTTATGAGCGGCTTCGGGTGCGGGCGTTCTCGACGTTCGAGTACCTGCCGGAGGGCGAGGTTGAGCCTGGGTTCGCGCGGCTCGCCGAGGACGCGGAGCGTGACCCGGAGCGGGTGATTCCGGTGGACACGGCGACGATGCTGGTGCTCACACGGCCCAGGTGA
- a CDS encoding TSUP family transporter, translating to MPDVSLLTLVFLVIAAFAAGWIDAVVGGGGLLQLPAMLLGLPNASPAQILSTNKISSLCGTTTSAVTFGVKVRPDRKTVLPLAILAGIGAAGGALVATKIPMSWFKPIVLVLLVAVAIYTALKPSLGARTALRFDGRDHYLAAGAVGVLIGFYDGAVGPGTGSFLIFALVGLLGYNFLQASAKAKIANVATNLGAILVFALHGAPLWRLGLIMGAANMLGGLLGARTAVARGSRFVRVIFLIVVSALILRLAYDVFLAG from the coding sequence GTGCCTGATGTTTCGTTGCTGACCCTGGTGTTCCTGGTGATCGCCGCCTTCGCGGCCGGCTGGATCGACGCGGTGGTCGGAGGTGGTGGTCTGCTGCAACTGCCCGCGATGCTGCTCGGCCTCCCGAACGCGTCGCCCGCGCAGATCCTGTCCACCAACAAGATCTCGTCGCTGTGCGGTACGACGACCAGCGCGGTCACCTTCGGCGTGAAAGTGCGCCCCGACCGCAAGACCGTACTGCCGCTGGCGATCCTGGCCGGGATCGGTGCCGCGGGCGGTGCGCTGGTGGCGACGAAGATCCCGATGTCGTGGTTCAAGCCGATCGTGCTCGTACTGCTCGTCGCGGTCGCGATCTACACCGCGCTGAAGCCGTCGCTCGGCGCACGGACGGCGCTGCGATTCGACGGCCGCGATCACTACCTGGCGGCCGGCGCGGTCGGCGTACTGATCGGGTTCTACGACGGCGCGGTCGGTCCGGGGACCGGGTCGTTCCTGATCTTCGCGCTGGTCGGCCTGCTCGGGTACAACTTCCTGCAGGCCAGCGCGAAGGCGAAGATCGCCAACGTGGCAACCAACCTGGGCGCGATCCTGGTGTTCGCCTTGCACGGCGCGCCGCTGTGGCGTCTCGGCCTGATCATGGGTGCCGCCAACATGCTCGGCGGCCTGCTCGGCGCCCGCACCGCCGTCGCCCGCGGCAGCCGCTTCGTCCGGGTCATCTTCCTGATCGTCGTGTCGGCGCTGATCCTGCGCCTGGCGTACGACGTGTTCCTGGCCGGATGA